A part of Curtobacterium sp. MCLR17_036 genomic DNA contains:
- a CDS encoding response regulator transcription factor: MRVLLVDDHALVRGGLRAVLATTDDCEVVGEAATGEEAVDRAADLRPDVVVMDLSMPGAGGVDATARLRAAMPAVRVLVLTTFSDDHRVRAALAAGATGYLLKDAAPDDVVAAVRAAARDETPIDPRVARALLPGAAATDRGPDLPPRERDVLVRIARGLSNRQIATELGIAERTVKVHVGSLFRRIGVADRTSAALWARDHGW; the protein is encoded by the coding sequence GTGAGGGTGCTGCTGGTCGACGACCACGCGCTCGTGCGCGGTGGCCTCCGTGCGGTGCTCGCGACCACGGACGACTGCGAGGTGGTCGGCGAGGCCGCGACCGGCGAGGAGGCCGTCGACCGTGCGGCGGACCTGCGCCCGGACGTCGTCGTCATGGACCTGTCGATGCCGGGCGCCGGGGGCGTCGACGCCACCGCCCGGCTGCGGGCGGCGATGCCCGCGGTCCGGGTGCTCGTCCTGACGACGTTCTCCGACGACCACCGGGTCCGCGCCGCCCTGGCCGCGGGAGCCACCGGGTACCTGCTGAAGGACGCCGCGCCGGACGACGTCGTCGCCGCGGTCCGGGCGGCTGCCCGCGACGAGACCCCCATCGACCCGCGGGTCGCCCGAGCGCTGCTCCCCGGTGCCGCCGCGACCGACCGCGGCCCCGACCTGCCGCCGCGGGAGCGTGACGTGCTGGTCCGCATCGCCCGCGGGCTGTCGAACCGGCAGATCGCCACCGAGCTCGGCATCGCGGAGCGGACGGTGAAGGTGCACGTCGGCTCGCTGTTCCGACGGATCGGCGTCGCCGACCGCACGAGCGCCGCCCTGTGGGCACGCGACCACGGCTGGTGA
- a CDS encoding ATP-binding protein — protein MRGQRSSDAGAVAPVVLVVADPRRRAGRTPWRRVLVGVVLAALVGGAAVATAGALVSQRTAEAFAVRDATADTAALARVVVEPALVDAIADPDATVAERAAARARLGDAVAGELRAGSAVRMKLWRADGTVIWSDEPRLVGDRFPLSDEDLEALRTDRSDAEVSDLDEPENRFERGSGPLLEAYQAVHTPSGEALLFEAYLPYDEVLERAADLRHAFAVLAFGTVAVVLGLLVPLLLWLLVRIRSGQRLRERLLGRALDAEAAERRRMAGELHDGPVQDVAGLALSLGAAPETRDAATTLRRAVSSLRTSMAAIRPAAPDRDGLGAALDDACARARAAGVTTTVHVPDAVEASPAALLAVVRFVREAVWNTVKHADATTVDVQVARDGDHLAVTVADDGSGFDPAVVAGPTRAGHLGTTLLREVAEDTGGSLLLRTAPGRGTTWELTVPTDVETLR, from the coding sequence GTGCGTGGACAACGGTCGTCGGACGCGGGGGCCGTCGCCCCCGTCGTGCTCGTGGTCGCCGACCCCCGCCGCCGGGCCGGCCGCACCCCGTGGCGCCGCGTGCTCGTCGGGGTGGTGCTCGCCGCCCTCGTCGGCGGCGCGGCGGTCGCCACCGCCGGCGCGCTCGTCTCCCAGCGCACGGCGGAGGCCTTCGCCGTGCGCGACGCGACGGCCGACACCGCCGCGCTCGCCCGGGTCGTCGTCGAACCCGCACTCGTCGACGCGATCGCCGACCCGGACGCCACCGTCGCTGAACGCGCTGCGGCCCGTGCCCGGCTCGGCGACGCCGTCGCGGGCGAGCTGCGCGCCGGTTCGGCGGTGCGGATGAAGCTCTGGCGCGCCGACGGCACCGTGATCTGGTCGGACGAGCCGCGGCTCGTGGGCGACCGGTTCCCGCTCTCCGACGAGGACCTCGAGGCACTCCGCACCGACCGCTCGGACGCCGAGGTGTCCGACCTCGACGAGCCGGAGAACCGGTTCGAGCGCGGGAGCGGCCCCCTGCTCGAGGCGTACCAGGCGGTGCACACCCCCTCCGGCGAGGCCCTGCTGTTCGAGGCGTACCTGCCGTACGACGAGGTCCTCGAGCGCGCCGCCGACCTGCGCCACGCGTTCGCGGTGCTGGCGTTCGGCACGGTCGCGGTCGTGCTCGGCCTGCTCGTGCCGCTCCTGCTCTGGCTGCTGGTGCGCATCCGGTCCGGCCAGCGGCTCCGGGAACGCCTGCTCGGCCGTGCGCTCGACGCCGAGGCCGCCGAGCGGCGCCGGATGGCCGGCGAGCTGCACGACGGTCCGGTGCAGGACGTCGCCGGGCTGGCCCTGTCGCTCGGCGCCGCCCCGGAGACCCGAGACGCCGCGACGACGCTGCGCCGGGCGGTGTCGTCGCTCCGGACCTCGATGGCGGCGATCCGACCGGCGGCCCCGGACCGCGACGGCCTCGGCGCCGCGCTCGACGACGCCTGCGCCCGCGCCCGCGCGGCCGGCGTGACGACGACGGTGCACGTGCCGGACGCCGTCGAGGCCTCGCCCGCCGCACTGCTGGCGGTCGTGCGGTTCGTGCGCGAGGCCGTCTGGAACACCGTGAAGCACGCCGACGCCACCACGGTCGACGTCCAGGTGGCCCGCGACGGGGACCACCTGGCGGTGACGGTGGCCGACGACGGCTCCGGCTTCGACCCCGCGGTCGTCGCCGGACCGACCCGTGCCGGTCACCTCGGCACGACGCTGCTGCGCGAGGTCGCCGAGGACACCGGCGGCTCGCTGCTGCTCCGGACCGCCCCGGGGCGCGGGACCACCTGGGAGCTCACGGTCCCCACCGACGTGGAGACCCTGCGGTGA
- a CDS encoding Gfo/Idh/MocA family oxidoreductase: protein MSALRVVQVGAGGMGRAWLATVAADPEVELVGVVDLDLDAARAGAAHAGDPTLPVGTDLTALAAETGAEAVLDITVPVAHHPVTMQALRAGLPVLGEKPAAQTVAEALSLAAAAEVTGKLFMVSQSRRHNDQLVAFRQHVRGLGGVGGLSTRFAKAPHFGGFREEMDDVLLLDMAIHAFDSARYVLERDPVSVYCESWNPSWSWYRGDAAAAAVFTFEDDVRYVYDGSWCAPGAETSWNGDWRASGAAGTALWDGDHDPSSDLDGVPGTPGSAPSVGHEIAGALTSFVRAVRSGTAPDGEVHGNVMSLTMVDAAIASARSGRRVVIDEVLEQAHADALAAERDDEVRERLASWGSVRHALGTSVVAPG from the coding sequence GTGAGCGCGCTCCGCGTCGTCCAGGTCGGTGCCGGCGGGATGGGCCGCGCCTGGCTCGCCACCGTCGCCGCCGACCCGGAGGTCGAGCTCGTCGGCGTCGTCGACCTCGACCTCGACGCGGCCCGCGCCGGGGCCGCGCACGCCGGCGACCCGACCCTGCCGGTCGGGACGGACCTGACCGCACTGGCCGCCGAGACCGGCGCCGAGGCCGTCCTCGACATCACGGTCCCGGTCGCGCACCACCCCGTGACCATGCAGGCATTGCGCGCCGGTCTGCCGGTGCTCGGCGAGAAGCCCGCGGCGCAGACCGTCGCCGAGGCGCTGTCGCTCGCGGCCGCCGCCGAGGTCACCGGCAAGCTGTTCATGGTGTCGCAGTCGCGCCGCCACAACGACCAGCTCGTCGCCTTCCGCCAACACGTCCGCGGCCTCGGCGGCGTCGGCGGGCTGAGCACCCGCTTCGCGAAGGCCCCGCACTTCGGGGGCTTCCGCGAGGAGATGGACGACGTCCTGCTGCTCGACATGGCGATCCACGCCTTCGACTCCGCCCGGTACGTGCTCGAACGCGACCCGGTGTCGGTGTACTGCGAGTCGTGGAACCCGTCGTGGTCCTGGTACCGGGGCGACGCGGCCGCAGCCGCCGTCTTCACCTTCGAGGACGACGTCCGCTACGTCTACGACGGCTCGTGGTGCGCCCCGGGCGCCGAGACGTCGTGGAACGGCGACTGGCGGGCCTCCGGCGCGGCCGGCACCGCGCTGTGGGACGGCGACCACGACCCCTCCAGCGACCTCGACGGCGTGCCCGGCACCCCCGGGTCGGCGCCGAGCGTCGGGCACGAGATCGCGGGGGCGCTCACGTCCTTCGTCCGGGCGGTCCGCTCCGGCACCGCGCCGGACGGCGAGGTCCACGGCAACGTCATGAGCCTCACCATGGTCGACGCCGCGATCGCGTCGGCGCGGAGCGGGCGCCGCGTCGTCATCGACGAGGTGCTCGAGCAGGCGCACGCCGACGCCCTCGCCGCCGAGCGGGACGACGAGGTGCGCGAGCGCCTCGCGTCGTGGGGCTCGGTCCGCCACGCGCTCGGCACGTCGGTCGTCGCACCCGGCTGA
- a CDS encoding ThuA domain-containing protein, which translates to MTTTPLRITVWGENVHEQVEQHVAERYPDGMHGAIADGIREHLPDAVVRTATMQEPEHGLTDEVLADTDVLTWWGHAAHQDVDDAVVDRVHKHVLSGMGLVVLHSGHWSKIFGKLMGTTCTLRWRSEHDQELVWTVNPQHPITRGVPNPIVIPEQEMYGEYFDVPTPDELVFISGFTGGEVFRSGMTYRRGLGKIFYFSPGDQDFPVYHHPDVRRVVANGAEWARPEREREIPTLRRYDLGEYFDGQHYRGPFDDAPVEDPAAGTAPVEDPAAAEARA; encoded by the coding sequence ATGACCACGACACCGTTGCGCATCACCGTCTGGGGCGAGAACGTCCACGAACAGGTCGAGCAGCACGTCGCCGAGCGCTACCCCGACGGCATGCACGGCGCGATCGCGGACGGGATCCGCGAGCACCTGCCCGACGCCGTCGTCCGCACCGCCACCATGCAGGAACCCGAGCACGGGCTCACCGACGAGGTCCTCGCGGACACCGACGTCCTCACCTGGTGGGGGCACGCCGCCCACCAGGACGTCGACGACGCCGTCGTGGACCGGGTGCACAAGCACGTGCTGTCCGGCATGGGCCTGGTCGTGCTGCACTCCGGTCACTGGTCGAAGATCTTCGGCAAGCTCATGGGCACCACGTGCACGCTGCGTTGGCGGAGCGAGCACGACCAGGAGCTCGTCTGGACGGTGAACCCGCAGCACCCGATCACCCGCGGGGTGCCGAACCCGATCGTCATCCCCGAGCAGGAGATGTACGGCGAGTACTTCGACGTCCCGACGCCCGACGAGCTCGTGTTCATCTCGGGCTTCACCGGCGGCGAGGTGTTCCGGAGCGGCATGACCTACCGCCGGGGCCTCGGGAAGATCTTCTACTTCTCCCCCGGTGACCAGGACTTCCCCGTCTACCACCACCCGGACGTCCGTCGTGTCGTCGCGAACGGTGCCGAGTGGGCCCGGCCGGAACGCGAGCGGGAGATCCCGACGCTCCGCCGCTACGACCTCGGCGAGTACTTCGACGGCCAGCACTACCGCGGGCCGTTCGACGACGCCCCGGTCGAGGACCCGGCCGCCGGTACGGCCCCCGTCGAGGACCCGGCCGCCGCCGAGGCCCGCGCGTGA
- a CDS encoding carbohydrate ABC transporter permease — MLFPVYWMVNISLQPTGSAIEAAWFPINAQLGGYAQAIADQGGALVTSLLIALGSVVVSLLIATPAAYALAQFKVKGVGPVLFGILISQMIPGIVVANALYAAYNDLGLLNTVPGLILADSTAGVPFAILIMRAFMQNIPPSIIEAAKVDGAGNFRAFRSVVVPISANALITAGLFTFLFTWSDFLFALTLTTTEDVRPITLGIYNYIGTFTADWSTVMAAAVMASIPAIVLLLVAQKFIAAGATGGAVK; from the coding sequence ATGCTGTTCCCGGTCTACTGGATGGTCAACATCTCGCTGCAGCCGACCGGCTCCGCGATCGAGGCCGCCTGGTTCCCGATCAACGCGCAGCTCGGCGGGTACGCCCAGGCCATCGCAGACCAGGGCGGCGCCCTGGTGACGAGCCTGCTCATCGCGCTCGGCAGCGTCGTGGTGAGCCTGCTCATCGCGACGCCGGCGGCCTACGCGCTCGCCCAGTTCAAGGTAAAGGGCGTCGGACCGGTCCTGTTCGGCATCCTCATCTCACAGATGATCCCGGGCATCGTCGTCGCGAACGCCCTGTACGCGGCGTACAACGACCTCGGCCTGCTCAACACCGTGCCGGGGCTGATCCTCGCCGACAGCACCGCCGGCGTGCCCTTCGCGATCCTCATCATGCGGGCGTTCATGCAGAACATCCCGCCGTCGATCATCGAGGCCGCGAAGGTCGACGGGGCCGGCAACTTCCGGGCCTTCCGCTCCGTCGTCGTCCCGATCAGCGCGAACGCCCTCATCACCGCCGGGCTCTTCACGTTCCTGTTCACCTGGAGCGACTTCCTGTTCGCCCTGACCCTCACCACCACCGAGGACGTCCGGCCGATCACGCTCGGCATCTACAACTACATCGGCACGTTCACCGCCGACTGGTCGACCGTCATGGCCGCAGCGGTGATGGCGTCGATCCCCGCCATCGTGCTGCTGCTCGTGGCGCAGAAGTTCATCGCGGCCGGTGCCACCGGCGGCGCGGTCAAGTGA
- a CDS encoding sugar ABC transporter permease, protein MTSTATPVAPRRAAGDGAPAPSRRPRPGRSLRFERIAQLLFLLPAVLFLLLFFGFPVVKNVVMSFQAYTTSTFYTGEAPWVGFANYASVVSSQLFDTALINTALFTVGSIVGQFVIGLLLALFFRRNFPLSGLLRSLLLLPWLLPLIVSSAVWKWMLDQDSGVVNQFLGSFGVPSVPWLTSPAVALITVIAVNIWIGIPFNTTILYGGLQDIPTELYEAAALDGATGWKAFWAITWPMLRPVVSVTLVLGVVYTIKVLDIILGLTNGGPANATQTIATQSYDLSFKQFDFGQGAALSNILIVISALFAIVYLRLNRKAVDD, encoded by the coding sequence ATGACGAGCACCGCGACCCCCGTCGCCCCACGGCGGGCCGCCGGCGACGGAGCACCCGCTCCGTCCCGGCGGCCCCGCCCGGGCCGCTCGCTGCGCTTCGAACGGATCGCGCAGCTGCTGTTCCTGCTGCCGGCCGTGCTGTTCCTGCTGCTGTTCTTCGGCTTCCCGGTCGTCAAGAACGTCGTCATGAGCTTCCAGGCGTACACGACGTCGACGTTCTACACGGGCGAGGCCCCCTGGGTCGGCTTCGCGAACTACGCCTCGGTCGTCTCGTCGCAGCTCTTCGACACGGCGCTGATCAACACCGCGCTGTTCACGGTCGGGTCGATCGTCGGCCAGTTCGTGATCGGGCTGCTGCTCGCGCTGTTCTTCCGGCGCAACTTCCCGCTCTCCGGGCTGCTGCGCTCCCTGCTCCTGCTGCCCTGGCTGCTGCCGCTCATCGTGTCGAGCGCCGTGTGGAAGTGGATGCTGGACCAGGACTCGGGCGTCGTGAACCAGTTCCTCGGCTCGTTCGGCGTCCCGTCGGTCCCGTGGCTGACGAGCCCCGCGGTCGCGCTCATCACCGTCATCGCGGTGAACATCTGGATCGGGATCCCCTTCAACACCACGATCCTGTACGGCGGGCTGCAGGACATCCCGACCGAGCTCTACGAGGCCGCGGCCCTCGACGGCGCCACCGGCTGGAAGGCGTTCTGGGCGATCACCTGGCCGATGCTGCGCCCCGTCGTGAGCGTCACGCTCGTGCTCGGTGTCGTCTACACGATCAAGGTGCTCGACATCATCCTCGGGTTGACGAACGGCGGGCCGGCGAACGCCACGCAGACCATCGCCACGCAGTCGTACGACCTGTCGTTCAAGCAGTTCGACTTCGGGCAGGGCGCCGCGCTGAGCAACATCCTCATCGTCATCTCCGCCCTGTTCGCGATCGTCTACCTCCGCCTCAACAGGAAGGCCGTCGATGACTGA
- a CDS encoding ABC transporter substrate-binding protein — MKPRHRRIAPVLSTVAMLATVPLVLAGCSGGSSASSGGKVDSITVLDYYNQGNDKKVIGEYLDKCGAENDVTIKRTQVPGSSLIQKVLQQASSRTLPDVLMLDNPDMQQIAETGALSPLSDYDISTDGYAEGVLQAGTYEGKVYGLAPTVNTIALVYNKKVLSEAGVTPPKTWDELQSAAAKLTKGSQYGFAVDANATYEGTWQFLPFMWSNGGDEKDIATPETAEALTLWKDLIDDGSMSKSVLNWTQADVNDQFMAGKAAMMINGPWQIPGLKESGVDYGIAQIPVQSASDTAVAPLGGEVWTVPNTGDKAKQAVAAKIVDCMNSDANQLAMAKLRYTIPSKTAVAQQFGKDVPEEQVFVDLVADARARTGELGADWPKAATKIYTAVQAALTGQDSPADALQNAQSSN; from the coding sequence ATGAAGCCTCGACACCGCAGGATCGCACCGGTCCTCAGCACGGTCGCCATGCTGGCGACCGTCCCCCTCGTCCTCGCCGGCTGTTCCGGCGGCTCGTCGGCGAGCTCCGGCGGCAAGGTGGACTCCATCACCGTGCTCGACTACTACAACCAGGGCAACGACAAGAAGGTGATCGGCGAGTACCTCGACAAGTGCGGCGCCGAGAACGACGTCACCATCAAGCGCACCCAGGTGCCCGGCTCGTCCCTCATCCAGAAGGTGCTGCAGCAGGCGTCGTCGCGGACCCTGCCGGACGTCCTCATGCTCGACAACCCGGACATGCAGCAGATCGCCGAGACCGGTGCGCTGTCGCCGCTGTCCGACTACGACATCTCGACCGACGGCTACGCAGAGGGCGTGCTGCAGGCCGGCACCTACGAGGGCAAGGTCTACGGGCTCGCGCCGACCGTGAACACGATCGCGCTCGTCTACAACAAGAAGGTGCTGTCCGAGGCCGGGGTCACCCCGCCGAAGACCTGGGACGAGCTGCAGTCCGCCGCGGCGAAGCTCACGAAGGGCAGCCAGTACGGCTTCGCGGTCGACGCGAACGCCACGTACGAGGGCACCTGGCAGTTCCTGCCGTTCATGTGGTCGAACGGCGGCGACGAGAAGGACATCGCCACCCCCGAGACCGCCGAGGCCCTGACGTTGTGGAAGGACCTGATCGACGACGGCTCGATGTCGAAGAGCGTCCTGAACTGGACCCAGGCCGACGTGAACGACCAGTTCATGGCCGGCAAGGCCGCGATGATGATCAACGGTCCGTGGCAGATCCCCGGACTCAAGGAGTCGGGGGTCGACTACGGCATCGCCCAGATCCCCGTGCAGTCCGCCAGCGACACGGCCGTCGCACCGCTCGGGGGCGAGGTCTGGACCGTCCCGAACACCGGGGACAAAGCAAAGCAGGCCGTCGCCGCGAAGATCGTCGACTGCATGAACAGCGACGCGAACCAGCTCGCGATGGCGAAGCTCCGCTACACGATCCCCTCGAAGACGGCCGTCGCCCAGCAGTTCGGCAAGGACGTCCCCGAGGAGCAGGTCTTCGTCGACCTGGTCGCCGACGCCCGGGCCCGCACGGGCGAGCTCGGCGCCGACTGGCCGAAGGCCGCGACGAAGATCTACACGGCCGTGCAGGCTGCGCTCACCGGCCAGGACTCGCCGGCCGACGCCCTGCAGAACGCCCAGTCGAGCAACTGA
- a CDS encoding substrate-binding domain-containing protein, whose amino-acid sequence MATMQQVADRAGVSIATVSFVVNGNKRVSAATRARVTAAMRELGYRNNVVARALASRRSRILALVFPVLEHRLGQTALQFFTSAAGRASELGYHLVLWPAAATGDDVQELISGGLADGVVVMEVTMRDPRIERLVELDVPFVAIGRTADPSGISFVDIDFERTVEDALDHLTGLGHRRIGLVVEDLDGTAMADYGPKVRSEAAFRASVERRGLSGTVVAAGASAEGGRRAAADLLARDPDLTAAIIMKDDSNFGLVSGLRAGGRRVPEDVSVVAIVSSDGAGAATEPVLTTLNAPGPALGRLAVESLVDRLEGGTTDRTHTLIPCALHLADSTAPARA is encoded by the coding sequence ATGGCGACGATGCAGCAGGTCGCCGACCGGGCGGGCGTCTCGATCGCGACCGTGTCCTTCGTGGTGAACGGGAACAAGCGGGTGTCCGCGGCCACCCGTGCCCGCGTCACCGCCGCGATGCGCGAGCTCGGTTACCGCAACAACGTGGTCGCGCGGGCCCTGGCGTCGCGTCGCAGCCGCATCCTCGCGCTGGTCTTCCCGGTCCTCGAGCACCGGCTCGGACAGACGGCGCTGCAGTTCTTCACGAGCGCCGCCGGCCGCGCCTCGGAGCTCGGGTACCACCTGGTGCTCTGGCCCGCCGCGGCCACCGGCGACGACGTGCAGGAGCTCATCTCCGGCGGACTCGCCGACGGCGTCGTCGTCATGGAGGTCACCATGCGCGACCCCCGCATCGAGCGCCTCGTCGAGCTCGACGTCCCCTTCGTCGCCATCGGCCGGACCGCTGACCCGTCGGGCATCTCCTTCGTCGACATCGACTTCGAGCGCACCGTCGAGGACGCCCTCGACCACCTGACCGGCCTCGGCCACCGCCGCATCGGCCTCGTCGTCGAGGACCTCGACGGCACCGCGATGGCCGACTACGGCCCGAAGGTCCGGTCCGAGGCCGCGTTCCGCGCCTCCGTCGAGCGCCGCGGTCTGAGCGGCACCGTCGTCGCGGCGGGGGCCTCCGCCGAGGGCGGCCGTCGTGCGGCGGCCGACCTGCTGGCGCGCGACCCCGACCTGACGGCGGCGATCATCATGAAGGACGACTCGAACTTCGGGCTCGTGAGCGGCCTCCGCGCCGGCGGACGACGCGTCCCCGAGGACGTCTCGGTCGTCGCGATCGTCTCGTCGGACGGCGCCGGCGCCGCCACCGAACCCGTGCTCACGACGTTGAACGCGCCCGGCCCGGCACTCGGCCGCCTGGCCGTCGAGTCCCTGGTCGACCGCCTCGAGGGCGGCACGACGGACCGCACGCACACCCTCATCCCGTGCGCCCTGCACCTGGCCGACTCGACGGCGCCCGCTCGCGCCTGA
- a CDS encoding ABC transporter substrate-binding protein, with product MAIDRRMFLFGGAGVLLLAGCSTRPERTRVEDWPTDPPEGEATISWWAGQIASKDGGDLRRRLITEFQKEHPNIRVQIVSAPSDTDTNRTSLTTQIAAGSSTPDVYLGDVAWPGQFAKNKLATPVNQLVGADFFDQFPEGLRQAASVDGTYYMFPLYIDESFFLYRKDLLDKHGFQVPASWEEVRETAAKLVDTGDVSYGFAFQGDVYEGLTCNVTEFVADAGGSLLNDDLTKPETTSSETKRAFEFMRSLVTEGASPRATLTYQEQDTNDAFSGGRAAFLRNWSYAWGIANGPDSQVAGKVGLAARPTFDGMDDHHSTIGGWGNYINPHTQQPAAALTFASWMSSETAQQFLTREGGVLPARSASLVSEDAKRQQRPTYDTAAGITLVPRPTSTAYYPKVSQGVYQNGNSILGGQASVDGGTSAMASAISLALSGDAL from the coding sequence ATGGCCATCGACCGGAGGATGTTCCTGTTCGGGGGAGCGGGGGTGCTGCTGCTCGCCGGCTGCTCCACCCGACCCGAGCGCACGAGGGTCGAGGACTGGCCCACCGACCCGCCCGAGGGCGAGGCCACGATCAGCTGGTGGGCCGGCCAGATCGCGTCGAAGGACGGCGGGGACCTGCGGCGGCGGCTCATCACGGAGTTCCAGAAGGAGCACCCGAACATCCGGGTGCAGATCGTCAGCGCCCCGAGCGACACCGACACGAACCGCACGAGCCTGACGACCCAGATCGCGGCCGGCAGCAGCACCCCGGACGTGTACCTCGGCGACGTGGCGTGGCCCGGCCAGTTCGCGAAGAACAAGCTCGCGACCCCCGTCAACCAGCTCGTCGGTGCGGACTTCTTCGACCAGTTCCCCGAGGGGCTGCGGCAGGCGGCGAGCGTCGACGGGACGTACTACATGTTCCCGCTCTACATCGACGAGTCGTTCTTCCTGTACCGGAAGGACCTGCTCGACAAGCACGGCTTCCAGGTGCCGGCGTCGTGGGAAGAGGTGCGCGAGACCGCCGCGAAGCTCGTCGACACGGGTGACGTGTCGTACGGGTTCGCGTTCCAGGGCGACGTGTACGAGGGTCTGACCTGCAACGTCACCGAGTTCGTCGCGGACGCGGGCGGGTCGCTGCTCAACGACGACCTGACGAAGCCCGAGACCACGAGCTCGGAGACGAAGCGCGCGTTCGAGTTCATGCGCTCGCTGGTCACCGAGGGGGCGTCCCCGCGGGCCACCCTGACGTACCAGGAGCAGGACACGAACGACGCGTTCTCGGGCGGCCGGGCCGCGTTCCTGCGGAACTGGTCGTACGCGTGGGGGATCGCGAACGGACCGGACAGCCAGGTCGCCGGCAAGGTCGGGCTCGCGGCGCGACCGACGTTCGACGGCATGGACGACCACCACTCGACGATCGGCGGGTGGGGGAACTACATCAACCCGCACACCCAGCAGCCCGCGGCGGCGCTCACCTTCGCGAGCTGGATGTCGAGCGAGACCGCGCAGCAGTTCCTGACCCGCGAGGGCGGTGTCCTGCCCGCCCGCAGTGCGTCGCTCGTCAGCGAGGACGCGAAGCGGCAGCAGCGGCCCACCTACGACACCGCGGCCGGCATCACGCTCGTGCCCCGGCCGACCTCGACGGCGTACTACCCGAAGGTCTCGCAGGGCGTCTACCAGAACGGCAACAGCATCCTCGGCGGCCAGGCATCGGTCGACGGCGGCACGAGCGCGATGGCCTCCGCCATCTCGCTCGCGCTGTCGGGTGACGCGCTGTGA
- a CDS encoding sugar ABC transporter permease — MSAGTATRTTVGPGGPGRLAPPPRPTGRSRLDRIRARGAWGFAAPALLVVAAVTIFPVVYSIVLSFADVEVGYEGFTIQSFGFGNYAALLQSADWYRALGFTVLYTVVTVSVELVLGMLVALVLERLGATRGWMLALMLVPWSLVTIVNAQLWKYVYDSTYGVATWFFGLFGDAPVILGEPVPAITGLMVADIWKTTPFVAIILLAGLVQISEDHYEAAELDGASTWQTFWRVVLPQLTPTLTIAVLFRILQAFGVFDLPFVLTNGGPGTTTQSLAIMGYKVLFQDINIGPGAAIATSTAVIVAVGCLLFLRAFRNQAKGGDD; from the coding sequence GTGAGCGCCGGCACCGCGACGCGGACGACGGTCGGGCCGGGAGGCCCGGGTCGACTTGCCCCGCCGCCCCGGCCGACGGGGCGGTCGCGTCTCGACCGCATCCGGGCGCGGGGTGCGTGGGGCTTCGCGGCCCCGGCGCTCCTGGTCGTCGCCGCGGTGACGATCTTCCCGGTGGTGTACTCGATCGTCCTGAGCTTCGCCGACGTCGAGGTCGGCTACGAGGGCTTCACCATCCAGTCCTTCGGGTTCGGCAACTACGCGGCCCTGCTGCAGAGCGCCGACTGGTACCGGGCACTCGGGTTCACCGTCCTGTACACGGTCGTGACCGTCTCGGTCGAGCTCGTGCTCGGCATGCTCGTCGCGCTGGTGCTCGAGCGGCTCGGGGCCACCCGTGGCTGGATGCTCGCGCTCATGCTCGTGCCGTGGTCGCTCGTCACCATCGTCAACGCGCAGCTGTGGAAGTACGTCTACGACAGCACCTACGGCGTCGCGACCTGGTTCTTCGGCTTGTTCGGGGACGCCCCGGTGATCCTCGGGGAGCCGGTGCCGGCGATCACCGGCCTGATGGTCGCGGACATCTGGAAGACGACGCCGTTCGTGGCGATCATCCTGCTCGCCGGGCTCGTGCAGATCTCCGAGGACCACTACGAGGCCGCCGAGCTCGACGGCGCGAGCACGTGGCAGACGTTCTGGCGGGTGGTGCTCCCGCAGCTCACCCCGACGCTGACGATCGCGGTGCTGTTCCGCATCCTGCAGGCGTTCGGCGTCTTCGACCTGCCGTTCGTGCTGACGAACGGCGGTCCGGGCACCACGACCCAGTCGCTCGCGATCATGGGCTACAAGGTGCTCTTCCAGGACATCAACATCGGTCCGGGTGCGGCGATCGCGACGTCCACGGCGGTCATCGTGGCCGTCGGGTGTCTGCTGTTCCTCCGGGCGTTCCGGAACCAGGCGAAGGGAGGGGACGACTGA